From a region of the Streptomyces sp. NBC_00193 genome:
- the metH gene encoding methionine synthase yields the protein MASLPNPPADTQTRADALRLALKTRVVVADGAMGTMLQAQDPTLDDFEQLEGCNEVLNVTRPDIVANVHREYFEAGVDCVETNTFGTNYAALAEYDIADRNHELSVAGARIAREIADEYTASTGQQRWVLGSMGPGTKLPTLGHIDYGTIRDAYQINAEGLITGGADALLVETTQDLLQTKSSIVGARRAMEALGVSVPLICSVTVETTGTMLLGSEIGAALTALEPLGIDMIGLNCATGPAEMSEHLRYLARNSRIPLSCMPNAGLPVLGKNGAHYPLSASELADAQETFVREYGLSLVGGCCGTTPEHLRQVVERVRGLNPAVRDPRPEPGASSLYQTVPFRQDISYMAIGERTNANGSKKFREAMLEARWDDCVEMVRDQIREGAHMLDLCVDYVGRDGVADMKELAGRFATASTLPIVLDSTEVPVLQAGLEKLGGRAVINSVNYEDGDGPESRFAKVTGLAQEHGAALIALTIDEEGQARTVEHKVAIAERLIEDLTGNWGIQESDILIDTLTFTICTGQEESRKDGIATIESIRELKRRHPDVQTTLGLSNISFGLNPAARVLLNSVFLDECVKAGLDSAIVHASKILPIARFDEEQVTTALDLIYDRRAEGYDPLQKLMALFEGVNTKSMKAGRAEELLALPLDERLQRRIIDGEKNGLDADLDEALQTRPALDIVNDTLLEGMKVVGELFGSGQMQLPFVLQSAEVMKTAVAHLEPHMEKSDDEGKGTIVLATVRGDVHDIGKNLVDIILTNNGYNVVNIGIKQPVSAILEAAQEHKADVIGMSGLLVKSTVIMKENLEELNQRKLAADYPVILGGAALTRAYVEQDLHEIYEGEVRYARDAFEGLRLMDALIAVKRGVPGATLPELKQRRVAKRDTPLQVEETEEPGGRSDTSTDNPVPTPPFWGTRVVKGIPLKDYASWLDEGALFKGQWGLKQARAGGATYEELVESEGRPRLRGLLDKLHTENLLEAAVVYGYFPCVSKGEDLIILDEAGNERTRFTFPRQRRGRRLCLADFFRPEESGETDVVGLQVVTVGSKIGEATAKLFESDSYRDYLELHGLSVQLAEAMAEYWHARVRAELGFGGEDPAKVEDMFDLKYRGARFSLGYGACPDLEDRAKIADLLQPERIGVHLSEEFQLHPEQSTDAIVIHHPEAKYFNAR from the coding sequence ATGGCCTCGTTGCCGAACCCGCCCGCAGACACCCAGACCCGGGCCGATGCCCTCCGCCTGGCACTGAAGACCCGCGTGGTCGTCGCCGACGGAGCCATGGGAACCATGCTCCAGGCCCAGGACCCCACCCTGGACGACTTCGAACAGCTCGAAGGCTGCAACGAGGTCCTCAACGTCACCCGCCCCGACATCGTGGCCAACGTGCACCGCGAGTACTTCGAGGCCGGCGTCGACTGCGTCGAGACCAACACCTTCGGCACGAACTACGCCGCCCTCGCCGAGTACGACATCGCCGACCGCAACCACGAGCTGTCGGTCGCCGGCGCCCGGATCGCCCGCGAGATCGCCGACGAGTACACCGCCTCCACCGGACAGCAGCGCTGGGTCCTCGGCTCGATGGGCCCCGGCACCAAGCTGCCCACCCTGGGCCACATCGACTACGGAACCATCCGCGACGCCTACCAGATCAACGCCGAAGGCCTGATCACCGGCGGCGCCGACGCGCTCCTCGTCGAAACCACCCAGGACCTCCTGCAGACCAAGTCCTCCATCGTCGGCGCCCGCCGCGCCATGGAGGCCCTCGGCGTCTCCGTCCCGCTGATCTGCTCCGTGACCGTGGAGACCACCGGCACGATGCTCCTCGGCTCGGAGATCGGCGCCGCGCTCACCGCGCTGGAGCCCCTGGGCATCGACATGATCGGCCTGAACTGCGCCACCGGCCCCGCCGAGATGAGCGAGCACCTGCGCTACCTCGCGCGCAACTCCCGCATCCCGCTCTCCTGCATGCCCAACGCCGGCCTGCCCGTCCTCGGCAAGAACGGCGCGCACTACCCCCTGTCCGCGAGCGAGCTCGCCGACGCCCAGGAGACCTTCGTCCGCGAGTACGGCCTCTCCCTGGTCGGCGGCTGCTGCGGCACCACCCCCGAGCACCTGCGCCAGGTCGTGGAGCGGGTCCGCGGCCTGAACCCGGCCGTCCGCGACCCCCGCCCCGAGCCCGGCGCTTCCTCGCTCTACCAGACCGTCCCGTTCCGCCAGGACATCTCGTACATGGCGATCGGCGAGCGCACGAACGCGAACGGCTCGAAGAAGTTCCGCGAGGCCATGCTCGAAGCCCGCTGGGACGACTGCGTGGAGATGGTCCGCGACCAGATCCGCGAAGGCGCCCACATGCTCGACCTGTGCGTGGACTACGTCGGCCGCGACGGCGTCGCCGACATGAAGGAACTCGCCGGACGCTTCGCGACCGCCTCCACCCTGCCCATCGTCCTGGACTCCACCGAGGTCCCCGTCCTGCAGGCCGGCCTGGAGAAGCTCGGCGGCCGCGCCGTCATCAACTCCGTGAACTACGAGGACGGCGACGGCCCCGAGTCCCGCTTCGCGAAGGTCACCGGCCTCGCCCAGGAACACGGCGCCGCACTGATCGCCCTGACCATCGACGAGGAGGGCCAGGCCCGCACCGTCGAACACAAGGTCGCCATCGCCGAGCGCCTCATCGAGGACCTCACCGGCAACTGGGGAATCCAGGAGTCGGACATCCTCATCGACACCCTGACCTTCACCATCTGCACCGGCCAGGAAGAGTCCCGCAAGGACGGCATCGCCACGATCGAATCGATCCGCGAGCTCAAGCGCCGCCACCCCGACGTCCAGACCACGCTCGGCCTCTCCAACATCTCCTTCGGCCTCAACCCGGCCGCCCGCGTCCTGCTGAACTCCGTCTTCCTCGACGAGTGCGTCAAGGCAGGCCTGGACTCCGCGATCGTCCACGCCTCCAAGATCCTGCCGATCGCCCGGTTCGACGAGGAGCAGGTCACCACCGCCCTCGACCTGATCTACGACCGGCGCGCCGAGGGCTACGACCCCCTGCAGAAGCTCATGGCCCTCTTCGAAGGCGTCAACACCAAGTCGATGAAGGCCGGCCGCGCCGAGGAACTCCTCGCCCTGCCGCTCGACGAGCGCCTGCAGCGCCGCATCATCGACGGCGAGAAGAACGGCCTGGACGCCGACCTCGACGAGGCCCTCCAGACCCGCCCGGCCCTCGACATCGTCAACGACACCCTCCTGGAGGGCATGAAGGTCGTCGGCGAGCTCTTCGGCTCCGGCCAGATGCAGCTCCCGTTCGTCCTCCAGTCCGCCGAGGTCATGAAGACCGCGGTGGCCCACCTGGAACCGCACATGGAGAAGAGCGACGACGAGGGCAAGGGCACCATCGTCCTGGCCACCGTCCGCGGCGACGTCCACGACATCGGCAAGAACCTCGTCGACATCATCCTGACCAACAACGGCTACAACGTGGTCAACATCGGCATCAAGCAGCCGGTCTCCGCGATCCTCGAAGCCGCACAGGAACACAAGGCCGACGTCATCGGCATGTCCGGCCTGCTGGTCAAGTCCACGGTGATCATGAAGGAGAACCTGGAGGAGCTCAACCAGCGCAAGCTGGCAGCCGACTACCCGGTCATCCTCGGCGGCGCCGCCCTCACCCGCGCCTACGTCGAACAGGACCTCCACGAGATCTACGAGGGCGAGGTCCGCTACGCCCGCGACGCCTTCGAAGGCCTGCGCCTCATGGACGCCCTCATCGCCGTCAAGCGCGGAGTCCCCGGCGCCACCCTCCCCGAACTCAAGCAGCGCCGCGTCGCCAAGCGCGACACCCCGCTCCAGGTCGAGGAGACCGAAGAGCCCGGCGGCCGCTCCGACACCTCCACCGACAACCCCGTCCCCACCCCGCCGTTCTGGGGCACCCGCGTCGTCAAGGGCATCCCGCTCAAGGACTACGCCTCCTGGCTCGACGAAGGCGCCCTCTTCAAGGGCCAGTGGGGTCTCAAGCAGGCCCGCGCCGGCGGAGCCACCTACGAGGAACTCGTCGAGAGCGAGGGACGCCCCCGGCTGCGCGGCCTTCTCGACAAGCTGCACACCGAGAACCTCCTCGAAGCCGCCGTCGTCTACGGCTACTTCCCCTGCGTCTCCAAGGGCGAGGACCTGATCATCCTCGACGAAGCCGGCAACGAGCGGACCCGCTTCACCTTCCCCCGCCAGCGCCGCGGCCGCCGCCTGTGCCTCGCCGACTTCTTCCGCCCCGAAGAGTCCGGCGAGACCGACGTCGTCGGCCTCCAGGTCGTCACCGTCGGCTCCAAGATCGGCGAGGCCACGGCCAAGCTGTTCGAGTCCGACTCCTACCGCGACTACCTGGAGCTCCACGGCCTCTCCGTCCAGCTCGCCGAGGCCATGGCCGAGTACTGGCACGCCCGCGTCCGCGCCGAGCTCGGCTTCGGCGGCGAGGACCCCGCCAAGGTCGAGGACATGTTCGACCTGAAGTACCGCGGAGCCCGCTTCTCCCTCGGCTACGGCGCCTGCCCCGACCTGGAGGACCGCGCCAAGATCGCCGACCTCCTCCAGCCCGAGCGCATCGGCGTCCACCTCTCGGAGGAGTTCCAGCTCCACCCCGAGCAGTCCACCGACGCCATCGTCATCCACCACCCCGAAGCCAAGTACTTCAACGCACGCTGA
- a CDS encoding response regulator transcription factor, which translates to MAIRVLLVDDQPLLRTGFRMILEAEEDLAVVGEAGDGLQALDQVRALQPDVVLMDIRMPRMDGVEATRQITGPGRDGPAKVLVLTTFDLDEYVVEALRAGASGFLLKDAPAAELVQAIRVVAGGEAMLAPSITRRLLDKYAGHLPSGEDSVPDMIASLTEREVEVLKLVARGLSNAEIAADLFVSETTVKTHVGHVLTKLGLRDRVQAAVYAYESGLVRPGAGQ; encoded by the coding sequence GTGGCGATCCGCGTACTGCTGGTCGACGATCAGCCGCTGCTGCGCACCGGTTTCCGGATGATCCTGGAGGCCGAGGAGGACTTGGCGGTGGTCGGCGAGGCCGGGGACGGTCTGCAGGCGCTGGACCAGGTGCGGGCGTTGCAGCCCGATGTGGTGCTGATGGACATCCGGATGCCGCGGATGGACGGGGTGGAGGCGACGCGGCAGATCACGGGTCCGGGGCGGGACGGTCCGGCGAAGGTGCTGGTGCTGACGACGTTCGATCTGGACGAGTACGTGGTGGAGGCGCTGCGGGCGGGGGCCAGTGGGTTCTTGCTGAAGGATGCGCCGGCGGCGGAGCTGGTGCAGGCGATCCGGGTGGTGGCGGGTGGCGAGGCGATGCTGGCGCCGAGCATCACGCGGCGGTTGCTGGACAAGTACGCGGGGCATCTGCCGTCGGGTGAGGACAGCGTTCCGGACATGATCGCTTCGTTGACGGAGCGTGAGGTCGAGGTGTTGAAGCTGGTGGCCCGGGGGCTGTCGAATGCGGAGATCGCGGCGGATCTGTTCGTGAGCGAGACGACGGTGAAGACGCATGTGGGTCATGTGCTGACGAAGCTGGGTCTGCGTGACCGGGTGCAGGCGGCGGTGTATGCGTACGAGAGCGGTCTGGTGCGTCCGGGGGCCGGTCAGTAG
- a CDS encoding ABC transporter substrate-binding protein — protein sequence MNRKTMALTAAAGLLTPALTACGSTSGAGAGSGTIVVGTTDRFEAADYAPAPLDPAYAYDAGTWNILRQTVQTLMHTPRGGGQPVPEAAHECRFTDTGNESYRCVLRPGLTFADGTPLTAQDVKFSIERVLAIKDENGPSSLLSTVDTVETKGTDTVVFHLKTADATFPQKLSTPAAGIVSAKKYDAKKLRTGFTVDGSGPYTMKAEVKDNRLVRAVFTKNPHYKGDLKLQNDKAELRTFDDSDAMGKALERGAVHMVSRTLSPAQITELSAKPPKGIKLVPMPGLEIRYIGFNTDAPGVKDKAVRQALAAAVDRNALITKVYGKSAQPLYSLVPTTVSGHVNSFFNKYGEANTAKAADLLKAAGIKTPVKLTLNYTNDHYGDGTAAEFEALKTQLNSTQLFDITVQGADWAAFRPAQKKGDYAAYGLGWFPDYPDADNFLAPFLEQDNFLGTPYANTTVRTKLIPESRRAVDRGVAGPAIAEMQDIVAEDVPVLPLWQGKQYVAARDGITGVEWSVNAISDLQLWELGRGVSG from the coding sequence ATGAACCGCAAGACCATGGCGCTGACGGCAGCCGCCGGACTGCTCACCCCCGCGCTGACCGCCTGCGGCAGCACCAGCGGCGCAGGAGCAGGATCCGGAACGATCGTCGTCGGCACCACCGACCGGTTCGAGGCAGCCGACTACGCCCCCGCCCCGCTCGACCCCGCCTACGCCTACGACGCCGGCACCTGGAACATCCTCCGCCAGACCGTCCAGACGCTGATGCACACCCCGCGAGGCGGCGGCCAGCCCGTCCCCGAAGCCGCACACGAATGCCGCTTCACCGACACCGGCAACGAGAGCTACCGCTGCGTCCTGCGCCCCGGCCTCACCTTCGCCGACGGCACCCCCCTCACCGCGCAGGACGTCAAGTTCTCCATCGAACGCGTCCTCGCCATCAAGGACGAGAACGGCCCCTCCTCGCTGCTCTCCACCGTCGACACCGTCGAGACCAAGGGCACCGACACCGTCGTCTTCCACCTCAAGACCGCCGACGCCACCTTCCCGCAGAAGCTCTCCACCCCCGCCGCGGGCATCGTCAGCGCCAAGAAATACGACGCCAAGAAGCTCCGCACCGGCTTCACCGTCGACGGCTCCGGCCCCTACACGATGAAGGCCGAAGTCAAGGACAACCGCCTCGTCCGCGCCGTCTTCACCAAGAACCCGCACTACAAGGGCGATCTGAAGCTCCAGAACGACAAGGCCGAACTGCGCACCTTCGACGACTCCGACGCCATGGGCAAGGCCCTGGAACGCGGCGCCGTCCACATGGTCTCGCGCACCCTGTCGCCCGCCCAGATCACCGAACTCTCCGCCAAGCCCCCCAAGGGCATCAAGCTCGTCCCCATGCCCGGCCTGGAGATCCGCTACATCGGCTTCAACACCGACGCCCCCGGAGTCAAGGACAAGGCCGTACGCCAGGCCCTCGCCGCAGCCGTCGACCGCAACGCCCTCATCACCAAGGTCTACGGCAAATCCGCGCAGCCCCTGTACTCACTGGTCCCCACCACCGTGAGCGGCCACGTCAACTCCTTCTTCAACAAGTACGGCGAAGCCAACACCGCCAAGGCCGCCGACCTGCTGAAGGCCGCCGGGATCAAGACCCCGGTCAAGCTGACCCTCAACTACACCAACGACCACTACGGCGACGGCACCGCGGCCGAGTTCGAAGCACTCAAGACCCAGCTGAACTCCACCCAGCTCTTCGACATCACCGTCCAGGGCGCCGACTGGGCCGCCTTCCGGCCCGCCCAGAAGAAGGGCGACTACGCCGCCTACGGGCTCGGCTGGTTCCCCGACTACCCCGACGCCGACAACTTCCTCGCCCCCTTCCTGGAGCAGGACAACTTCCTCGGCACCCCGTACGCCAACACCACGGTGCGCACCAAGCTCATCCCCGAATCGCGCCGCGCCGTCGACCGGGGCGTCGCCGGACCCGCGATCGCGGAGATGCAGGACATCGTCGCCGAGGACGTACCCGTCCTGCCCCTGTGGCAGGGCAAGCAGTACGTCGCCGCACGCGACGGGATCACCGGAGTGGAGTGGTCGGTCAACGCCATCTCCGACCTCCAGCTGTGGGAACTCGGCCGCGGCGTCAGCGGCTGA
- a CDS encoding HAD family phosphatase, whose product MTSTVPAPVARTADGHALQAVLLDMDGTLVDTEGFWWEIEVGVFGELGHRLDESWRDVVVGGPMTRSAGFLIESTGADIGLAELTVLLNERFEARIADRVPLMPGAERLLSELARHNVPTALVSASHRRVIDQVLLTLGRDRFTMTVAGDEVTRTKPHPDPYLLAAHTLGAHPSRCAVIEDTATGVAAAEAAGCRVVAIPSVGRIAPAPGRTIVGSLEDVDLPFLRSLITPLN is encoded by the coding sequence ATGACGAGCACAGTCCCCGCCCCCGTCGCCCGTACGGCCGACGGACACGCCCTGCAGGCGGTGCTGCTCGACATGGACGGCACCCTCGTCGACACCGAGGGCTTCTGGTGGGAGATCGAGGTCGGCGTCTTCGGCGAACTCGGCCACCGCCTCGACGAATCCTGGCGCGACGTCGTCGTCGGCGGCCCCATGACCCGCAGCGCCGGCTTCCTCATCGAATCCACCGGCGCCGACATCGGCCTCGCCGAACTCACCGTCCTGCTCAACGAGCGCTTCGAAGCCCGCATCGCCGACCGCGTCCCCCTCATGCCCGGCGCCGAACGCCTCCTGAGCGAACTGGCCCGGCACAACGTCCCCACCGCCCTGGTCTCCGCCTCCCACCGGCGCGTCATCGACCAGGTCCTGCTCACCCTCGGCCGCGACCGCTTCACCATGACCGTCGCCGGCGACGAGGTCACGCGCACCAAGCCGCACCCCGACCCCTACCTCCTCGCCGCCCACACCCTCGGCGCCCACCCCTCCCGCTGCGCCGTCATCGAGGACACCGCCACCGGCGTCGCCGCCGCCGAAGCCGCCGGATGCAGGGTCGTCGCCATCCCCTCCGTGGGCCGGATCGCACCCGCCCCGGGCCGCACCATCGTCGGCTCCCTCGAAGACGTCGACCTGCCCTTCCTGCGCTCCCTCATCACTCCGCTGAACTGA
- a CDS encoding site-2 protease family protein produces the protein MGRPFGVPVYVSPSWFLVAALITWVFGDQLDRILPDLGILRYLVALFFAVAFYASVLVHELAHTIAALRFKLPVRRIQLQFFGGVSEIEKESETPGREFVLAFVGPLLSLLLAGAFYLGMKSVEPASVPGVLLAGLMISNLLVAAFNLLPGLPLDGGRMLRAVIWGITGKPMTGTIAAAWAGRALAVAVLLGLPLLNYTGTLGNPTDDIGGMDTVMDALLAAILAAIIWTGAGNSLRVARLREHLPELHARKLTRRAIPVENATPLSEALRRANEAGARALVIVDGLGDPTGIVRESAIASVPEHRRPWVAAGTLAQDLTDGMKVSADLTGEELLDHLRTTPATEYLVLQPDGAIYGVLSTLDVEKAFVKAMARPQS, from the coding sequence ATGGGCCGCCCCTTCGGCGTGCCCGTCTACGTCTCGCCCAGCTGGTTCCTCGTCGCCGCCCTCATCACCTGGGTCTTCGGCGACCAGCTCGACCGGATCCTGCCCGACCTCGGCATCCTGCGCTACCTCGTGGCCCTCTTCTTCGCCGTCGCCTTCTACGCCTCGGTCCTCGTCCACGAACTCGCCCACACCATCGCCGCCCTCCGCTTCAAACTCCCCGTACGCCGCATCCAGCTCCAGTTCTTCGGCGGCGTCTCCGAGATCGAGAAGGAATCCGAAACCCCCGGCCGCGAATTCGTCCTCGCCTTCGTCGGCCCCCTCCTCTCCCTCCTCCTCGCCGGCGCCTTCTACCTCGGCATGAAATCCGTCGAACCCGCCAGCGTCCCCGGCGTCCTCCTCGCCGGCCTCATGATCTCCAACCTCCTCGTCGCCGCCTTCAACCTCCTCCCCGGCCTCCCCCTCGACGGCGGCCGCATGCTCCGCGCCGTCATCTGGGGCATCACCGGCAAACCCATGACCGGCACCATCGCCGCCGCCTGGGCCGGCCGCGCCCTCGCCGTAGCCGTCCTCCTCGGCCTGCCCCTCCTGAACTACACCGGGACCCTCGGCAACCCCACCGACGACATCGGCGGCATGGACACCGTCATGGACGCCCTCCTCGCCGCCATCCTCGCCGCCATCATCTGGACCGGCGCCGGCAACAGCCTCCGCGTCGCCCGCCTCCGCGAACACCTCCCGGAACTCCACGCCCGCAAACTCACCCGCCGCGCCATCCCCGTGGAAAACGCCACCCCCCTCTCCGAAGCCCTCCGCCGCGCCAACGAAGCCGGCGCCCGCGCCCTCGTCATCGTCGACGGACTCGGAGACCCCACCGGCATCGTCCGCGAGAGCGCCATCGCCTCCGTCCCCGAACACCGCCGCCCCTGGGTCGCCGCCGGCACCCTCGCCCAAGACCTCACCGACGGCATGAAGGTTTCAGCGGACCTCACCGGCGAAGAACTCCTCGACCACCTCCGCACCACCCCCGCCACCGAATACCTCGTCCTCCAGCCCGACGGAGCCATCTACGGCGTCCTCTCCACCCTCGACGTGGAAAAGGCCTTCGTGAAGGCCATGGCGCGGCCCCAGTCCTGA
- a CDS encoding PD-(D/E)XK nuclease family protein — protein MRCPLLYRFRVIDKLPEKPSAAATRGTLVHAVLERLFDHPAAERTAPRAKALIPGQWDRLVESKPELLELFPGGDEGAGLARWLTEAEALVDRWFTLEDPTRLEPVEREFFVETELESGLRLRGIIDRVDVAPTGEVRIVDYKTGKAPRPEYAEGALFQMKFYALVVWRLKRVVPRRLQLVYLGSGDVITYDPVIEDLERMERKLLALWEAIREATETGDWRPRQSKLCGWCDHQAVCPEFGGTPPVYPLALPSAGRGES, from the coding sequence ATGCGGTGTCCGCTGTTGTACCGGTTCCGTGTGATCGACAAGTTGCCGGAGAAGCCGAGTGCGGCGGCGACGCGGGGGACGTTGGTGCACGCGGTGCTGGAGCGGCTTTTCGATCATCCGGCGGCGGAGCGGACGGCGCCGCGGGCGAAGGCGTTGATTCCGGGGCAGTGGGACCGGCTGGTGGAGTCGAAGCCGGAGTTGCTGGAGCTGTTCCCGGGGGGTGACGAGGGGGCGGGGCTGGCGCGCTGGCTGACGGAGGCCGAGGCGTTGGTGGACCGGTGGTTCACGTTGGAGGACCCGACGCGGCTGGAGCCGGTGGAGCGGGAGTTCTTCGTGGAGACGGAGCTGGAGTCGGGGCTTCGGCTGCGCGGGATCATCGACCGGGTGGACGTGGCGCCGACGGGTGAGGTGCGGATCGTCGATTACAAGACGGGGAAGGCGCCGCGGCCGGAGTATGCCGAGGGTGCGCTGTTCCAGATGAAGTTCTACGCGCTGGTGGTGTGGCGGTTGAAGCGGGTGGTGCCGCGGCGGCTGCAGCTGGTGTATCTGGGCAGTGGGGACGTGATCACGTACGACCCGGTGATCGAGGATCTGGAGCGGATGGAGCGCAAGCTGCTGGCGCTGTGGGAGGCGATCCGGGAGGCGACGGAGACGGGTGACTGGCGGCCGCGGCAGTCGAAGCTGTGCGGCTGGTGTGATCATCAGGCGGTGTGTCCGGAGTTCGGTGGTACTCCCCCGGTGTATCCGCTGGCGCTGCCGTCCGCCGGGCGGGGCGAATCCTGA
- a CDS encoding ABC transporter substrate-binding protein: protein MKTRNQWLAAPLGAATAAALLSGCGATDGSNAGSGKGVVMGISDKVKATDPASGYDPGSWLLFNNVFQSLLSFPKGGTNPEPDAAQSCAFEGGESKTFVCTLRGGLKFSNGNALTSKDVKYSFERTLKINDENGPAVMLASIGTIDTPDDKTVVFHLKAPDATFPSKIASGAGSIVDHTQYPADKLRTDGKAFGSGVYKLDSINDKSAAFSVNDSYSGKAKPKNSGVTMKFFNEDQAALKKVLESGDVDFAFRGLAAKDIAGLATQTGDQKVEVVQGAGAEVEHLVFNTADPVAGKLPVRKAIAYLVDREALVREVYDGTATPLYSIVPAGIASHTTAFFDRYGGTPQPEKAKATLRAAGIKDKVKITLYSTPTRYGPSTDQEFQLIAKQLNDSGLFEADVKSVEFEQYEKDIQDGKYGVYVKGWVPDYPDADNFTQPFFGPDNVLKNNYDNKEITGTIIPSTSAKSDRSSASGDYARLQDIVADEVPLLPLWQSKQYAVTRQNVTGLQWSLDASTVFRFWEISKG, encoded by the coding sequence GTGAAGACTCGGAACCAGTGGTTGGCAGCCCCCCTCGGAGCGGCCACCGCCGCCGCGCTGCTGAGCGGTTGCGGTGCGACGGACGGCTCCAACGCCGGCAGCGGCAAGGGCGTCGTCATGGGCATATCCGACAAGGTGAAGGCCACCGACCCCGCCTCGGGCTACGACCCCGGCTCCTGGCTGCTCTTCAACAACGTCTTCCAGTCCCTGCTCAGCTTCCCCAAGGGCGGCACCAACCCCGAACCCGACGCCGCACAGTCCTGCGCCTTCGAGGGCGGCGAGAGCAAGACCTTCGTCTGCACCCTGCGCGGCGGCCTGAAGTTCAGCAACGGCAACGCCCTCACCTCCAAGGACGTCAAGTACTCCTTCGAGCGCACCCTCAAGATCAACGACGAGAACGGCCCCGCCGTCATGCTCGCGTCGATCGGCACCATCGACACCCCCGACGACAAGACCGTCGTCTTCCACCTCAAGGCCCCCGACGCGACCTTCCCCAGCAAGATCGCATCCGGCGCCGGCTCCATCGTCGACCACACCCAGTACCCCGCGGACAAACTCCGCACCGACGGCAAGGCCTTCGGCTCCGGCGTCTACAAACTGGACTCCATCAACGACAAGAGCGCCGCCTTCTCCGTCAACGACAGCTACAGCGGCAAGGCCAAGCCGAAGAACAGCGGCGTCACCATGAAGTTCTTCAACGAGGACCAGGCCGCCCTCAAGAAGGTCCTCGAAAGCGGAGACGTCGACTTCGCCTTCCGCGGCCTCGCCGCCAAGGACATCGCAGGCCTCGCCACCCAGACCGGCGACCAGAAGGTCGAAGTCGTCCAGGGAGCCGGCGCCGAAGTCGAACACCTCGTCTTCAACACGGCCGACCCCGTCGCCGGAAAGCTGCCCGTCCGCAAGGCCATCGCCTACCTCGTCGACCGCGAAGCCCTCGTCCGCGAGGTCTACGACGGCACCGCCACCCCGCTCTACTCCATCGTCCCGGCCGGCATCGCCTCCCACACCACCGCCTTCTTCGACCGCTACGGCGGCACCCCCCAGCCCGAGAAGGCCAAGGCCACCCTCCGCGCAGCCGGCATCAAGGACAAGGTCAAGATCACCCTGTACTCGACGCCCACCCGCTACGGCCCCTCGACCGACCAGGAATTCCAGCTCATCGCCAAGCAGCTCAACGACAGCGGCCTCTTCGAAGCCGACGTCAAATCAGTCGAGTTCGAGCAGTACGAGAAGGACATCCAGGACGGCAAGTACGGCGTCTACGTCAAGGGCTGGGTCCCCGACTACCCCGACGCCGACAACTTCACGCAGCCCTTCTTCGGCCCCGACAACGTCCTGAAGAACAACTACGACAACAAGGAGATCACCGGGACCATCATCCCGTCGACCTCCGCCAAGTCCGACCGCTCCTCCGCCAGCGGCGACTACGCCCGCCTCCAGGACATCGTCGCCGACGAGGTCCCGCTCCTCCCGCTCTGGCAGAGCAAGCAGTACGCCGTCACCCGCCAGAACGTGACCGGCCTGCAGTGGTCCCTCGACGCCTCCACCGTCTTCCGCTTCTGGGAGATCAGCAAGGGCTGA